The genomic region CCTGGGCGCCCAGAGCCTCGGCGCGCTGGGGCTGGTGCTGGTGACCTACGCGATCGTGCTGCAGGCCGCCCGGGGGCTGGCCACCGACCCGCTGATGGTGCGCTACACCGGCACCGAGCCCCGCACCTGGCGCTCGTCGAGCGCCGCGGCCACCGCCACCGCCACGGTGGTGGGCCTGGTCGCCGGCGCGGCCTGCCTGGGTGGCGGCGCCGTGCTGACCCGCTGGGTCAGCGGCGAGGGCGGGACAGCCTTCACCGCGCTGGCCCCCTGCCTGCCGCTGCTGGCGCTGCAGGACAGCTACCGCTACGCCTTCTTCGCCGCCGGGCGCGGCGCCGCGGCCTGTGCCACCGACATGGTCTGGGCGGTCTCGCTGGTCCTGCTGCTCCCGCTGGGGGCGCCGCTGGGGCTCGACGGCATCGCGTGGGCCGTCGTGGCCTTCGGCGCCAGCGCCGGGATCTCCGCCGCGTTCGCGGCCTGGCGGGCCCGCACCCTGCCCGACCCGCGACGGGTCCTGTGGTGGTGGCGCGAGCACCACGACCTCGGCACCCGCTTCCTGGGCGAGAACGTGACGCTCGGGGTGGGCCAGCAGGTCACCGTCCTCGTCGTCGCGGCCGTCGCCGGGCTCGGCGCGCTGGGCGCCGTGCGTGGCGCGGAGATGCTGATCGGGCCGGTGGCCAGCCTGCTGATGGGGATCTCGCAGGTGGCGGTGCCGGAGGCGGTCCGGGCCCGCGCCAACGGCCGCGCCTCGCTCGAGCGGCTCTGCCGCGCCCTGAGCGGCGGGCTGGCCGCGGTGGCGCTGCTGTGGGGCGGCCTCGTCTTCGTCGTGCTGCCCCACGGCCTGGGGGAGCGCCTGCTCGGCGAGGTCTGGCCCAGCGCCCACTCGCTGCTGCCGGCGGTGGTCCTCGGCGCCACCGCGGGCTGCCTGCACGTCGGGCCGTCGGCGGGGCTGCGCGCCCTGGGCCGCGCCGACCTGACGCTGCGCATGCAGGCGCTGGTGACCTCGACGTACGCCGTGCTCGGCACCGCCGGCGCGGCCGCGGGCGGGGCGGTCGGGATGGTGTGGGGCACCGCCGCCGCCTCCTGCCTGGGAGCCGTCGCGTGGTGGCTGGCCCTCGACCACGCCGCGCGGGCGGCGCTGCCGCTGCCGCCGGCCACCGCGCTGGTCGAGCCCGAGGAGATCGAGAGCCGTGTCGTCTGACGCGCCGGAGGTCGTGGTGGCCACGGTGATGCGCCGCGAGGGCGGCAGCGGCGTCCAGACCCACGTGCGCACCGTGGTCGAGCACCTCGAGGCGACCGGCCGGCCGGTGCGGGTGGTCAGCCCCTTCGACGCCGCCTCGCCGCTGGTGCGGCCGGTCTTCGCGGTGCGGCTGGCGCTGCAGCCGGTCTCGGGCGCGGCCGGGGTGTGGTGGTACCGGCACTGGCACACGGCGTACCTGCGCGCCGCGCTCGGTCCGGCGCTGGCCACCGCCCGGGCCGGCCGGCGGCCCCCCGTCGTCTACGCGCAGTGCCCCGGGTCCGCCCTGGCGGCGCTCACCGTGCGCGAGCGCGCGGGCGGCGCGGAACCGGTGGTGATGGCCGCCCACTTCAACGTCTCCGAGGCCGACGAGTGGGCCGGCAAGGGGGAGATCAGGCGTGGCGGGCGGGTCTTCCGCGCCGTGCGCGAGCTCGAGGCCCGGGTGCTGCCGCGCCTCGACGGCCTGGTCTTCGTCTCCGAGGCGGCGCGCCGCGACTGCCTGGCCCGCGTGCCCGCGGCCGCCCGCGTGCCGTCGGTGGTGGTGCCCAACGCGGTGCCGGCCCTGCCGGCGCTCCCCGACCCGGCGGGCGCCGACCCGGCGAGCCCTGACCCGGCGGGACCGCTGCGCGACCTGGTCACCGTGGGCTCGGTCGAGCCCCGCAAGAACCAGGGCTACCTGCTCGAGGTGCTGGCCGAGGCCCGCCGGCGCGGACGCCCCTGCACGCTCACCGTGGTCGGCGACGGTCCCCAGCGCCGTGGGCTCGAGCGGCGCGCGCGGGCGCTGGGCGTCGAGCGCGACGTCCGCCTCGTGGGGCACCGCACCGACGTGCCCGCCTGGCTGGCCGGGCACCGCGTCTACTGCCACGCCGCGCTCACCGAGTCCTTCGGCATCGCGCTCGCCGAGGCGATGCGGGCCGGGCTGCCCGTCGTCGCGGGCGCCGTGGGCGGCATCCCCGAGGTGGTGCGCGACGGGGTCGAGGGCCGGCACTGGCCGCTCGACGACGTCGCCGCGGCCACCGACCTCCTGCTCGACCTGCTCGACGACCACGACACCCGGCGACGGATGGGCCGGGCCGGGGCGGCCCGCGCCGCCGACGAGCTCGGCACCCAGGTCGTGGTGCCCCGGCTGCTCGACTTCCTCGGGTCGCTCAGCGCTCGGCCGGCGCCGGCCCCAGCAGGTGGCGCACCTCGCTGAGCGGGGGCGCCGCCCGGTCGTTCGCCGAGAGCAGGGTCACCGGCAGCGGCCACGCCACCGCGATGTCGGGGTCGTCGTGGGCGATCGCCAGCGACGCGGCCGGGTCGTGGCGGCGGTCGATGCGGTAGGAGGTGTCCGACGGCTCGCGCAGGGCCTGGAACCCGTGCGCGCAGCCCGCGGGGATGTAGACCGAGCGCTGCGACTCCTCGGTGAGCTCGAAGCCCTCCCACTCGCCGTACGTCGGCGAGCCGACGCGCAGGTCGACCACGACGTCGTACAGGGCCCCGCGCGAGCAGCGCACCAGCTTGGCCTCGCCGGCCCCGGTGCGCACGTGCAGGCCGCGCACCACGCCGCGGTGCGAGCGCGAGACGCTGTCCTGCACGAAGTCCTCGGCGCGCACGCCGTGCTCGCGCGCGACGTCGGCGTCGAAGGTGCGCGCGAACCAGCCGCGCTCGTCGGGCACCGGCTCGGGCTCCACGACCAGCACCCCGGCGATCCGGGTGCGTCGTACCTGCATGCTCCCCACCTCCTGGCCCGACCCTCTCCCGCCCGTCGGGCGGCGACCTCACGAAATTGGGGTAATCGGGCGCCTCGTCGGCTCGCAGGCCTCGTCGCGGGCCCACGCTGGTGGCTCCAGAGACGAGGAGGACGAGCATGGGACGACGCAGCTGCCGGCTGTGCGGGGCCGACCTGAGGACCACCTTCGTGGACCTGGGGATGTCCCCGCCGTGCGAGAGCTACCTGGCCGAGGAGGACCTCGACCACGGGGAGGTGTTCTACCCGCTGCACGTGCGGGTCTGCGACGAGTGCCTGCTGGTCCAGCTGCCCGCCTACATCCCGGCCGAGGACATCTTCAGCGACTACGCCTACTTCTCGTCCTACTCCGACTCGTGGGTGCGCCACTGCGAGCGCTTCGTCGAGACCGCCGTCGAGCGGCTCGGCCTGGGCGGCGACTCGTTCGTCGTCGAGGTGGCCAGCAACGACGGCTACCTGCTCCAGCACACCGTGGCCCGCGGCATCCGCTCGCTGGGCATCGAGCCGGCGGCCAACGTGGCCGTGGCGGCCGAGGAGCGCGGGGTCCCCACCGAGGTGCTCTTCCTGGGTCAGGAGACCGGCCGCAAGATCGCCGACGTGCACGGGCGCGCCGACCTGGTCGTGGCCAACAACGTCTTCGCCCACGTGCCCGACATCGTCGACTTCAGCCGCGGGATGCGCGAGCTGGTCGCCGACGACGGGCGGGTCAGCATCGAGATCCCGCACCTGCTGCGGCTGGTCGAGGGCCGTGAGTTCGACACGATCTACCACGAGCACTACTCCTACCTCTCGCTGCTGACCACGCAGCGGGTGCTGGCCGCGGCCGGCCTGAGCGTCGTCGACGTCGAGGAGCTGCCCACCCACGGCGGATCGCTGCGCACCTGGTCGGCGCGCACCGAGACCGCGCCCGAGCCGTCGGAGGCGGTGGCCCGGGTGCTGGCCGACGAGGCCCGGGCGGGGCTGCACACGCTCGAGGGGCACGCCGGCTTCGCCGCCTCGGTCGCCGAGGTGCGCGACGACTTCGTGGAGTTCCTCGTCGAGTGCCGCCGGCAGGGCCGCAGCGTGGCGGCGTACGGCGCACCCGGCAAGGGCAACACCCTGCTCAACCACTGCGGCGTGCGCGCCGACCTGCTGTCCTTCGCGGTCGACCGCAACCCCCACAAGCACGGCAGGT from Nocardioides salarius harbors:
- a CDS encoding glycosyltransferase family 4 protein is translated as MSSDAPEVVVATVMRREGGSGVQTHVRTVVEHLEATGRPVRVVSPFDAASPLVRPVFAVRLALQPVSGAAGVWWYRHWHTAYLRAALGPALATARAGRRPPVVYAQCPGSALAALTVRERAGGAEPVVMAAHFNVSEADEWAGKGEIRRGGRVFRAVRELEARVLPRLDGLVFVSEAARRDCLARVPAAARVPSVVVPNAVPALPALPDPAGADPASPDPAGPLRDLVTVGSVEPRKNQGYLLEVLAEARRRGRPCTLTVVGDGPQRRGLERRARALGVERDVRLVGHRTDVPAWLAGHRVYCHAALTESFGIALAEAMRAGLPVVAGAVGGIPEVVRDGVEGRHWPLDDVAAATDLLLDLLDDHDTRRRMGRAGAARAADELGTQVVVPRLLDFLGSLSARPAPAPAGGAPR
- the rfbC gene encoding dTDP-4-dehydrorhamnose 3,5-epimerase; translated protein: MQVRRTRIAGVLVVEPEPVPDERGWFARTFDADVAREHGVRAEDFVQDSVSRSHRGVVRGLHVRTGAGEAKLVRCSRGALYDVVVDLRVGSPTYGEWEGFELTEESQRSVYIPAGCAHGFQALREPSDTSYRIDRRHDPAASLAIAHDDPDIAVAWPLPVTLLSANDRAAPPLSEVRHLLGPAPAER
- a CDS encoding class I SAM-dependent methyltransferase, which codes for MGRRSCRLCGADLRTTFVDLGMSPPCESYLAEEDLDHGEVFYPLHVRVCDECLLVQLPAYIPAEDIFSDYAYFSSYSDSWVRHCERFVETAVERLGLGGDSFVVEVASNDGYLLQHTVARGIRSLGIEPAANVAVAAEERGVPTEVLFLGQETGRKIADVHGRADLVVANNVFAHVPDIVDFSRGMRELVADDGRVSIEIPHLLRLVEGREFDTIYHEHYSYLSLLTTQRVLAAAGLSVVDVEELPTHGGSLRTWSARTETAPEPSEAVARVLADEARAGLHTLEGHAGFAASVAEVRDDFVEFLVECRRQGRSVAAYGAPGKGNTLLNHCGVRADLLSFAVDRNPHKHGRFLPGTHIPVLPVEALAQARPDFVVIMPWNLRKEITAQLDYVGGWGGQLVVALPRLEVFQAGPA